A genomic window from Halomonas sp. LR3S48 includes:
- the ubiE gene encoding bifunctional demethylmenaquinone methyltransferase/2-methoxy-6-polyprenyl-1,4-benzoquinol methylase UbiE translates to MSPHSTPGDQRTTHFGYQEVPVEEKASRVADVFHSVAARYDVMNDLMSLGIHRLWKRLTIERSGVRPGHSVLDIAGGTGDLTLKFSRMVGPRGRVVLADINESMLRVGRDKLLDNGVGGNVEYVQANAECLPFPDNSFDCITIAFGLRNVTDKDAALRSMARVLKPGGRLLVLEFSKPNNPVLTRAYDEYSFRLLPFMGQMVAGDADSYRYLAESIRMHPDQETLKGMMEAAGLERVEYTNLTGGIVALHRGIKL, encoded by the coding sequence ATGAGCCCTCACTCCACCCCCGGGGACCAGCGCACCACCCACTTCGGCTACCAGGAAGTGCCGGTCGAGGAAAAGGCCTCGCGCGTGGCCGACGTCTTCCACTCCGTGGCGGCGCGCTACGACGTCATGAACGACCTCATGTCGCTGGGCATTCACCGCCTGTGGAAGCGCCTCACCATCGAGCGCAGCGGCGTGCGCCCCGGCCATAGCGTGCTCGACATCGCCGGCGGCACCGGCGACCTGACGCTCAAGTTCTCGCGCATGGTCGGCCCCCGCGGCCGGGTGGTGCTGGCCGATATCAACGAATCGATGCTGCGGGTCGGCCGCGACAAGCTGCTCGACAACGGCGTCGGCGGCAACGTCGAGTACGTGCAGGCCAACGCCGAGTGCCTGCCGTTCCCCGACAACAGCTTCGACTGCATCACCATCGCCTTCGGCCTGCGCAACGTCACCGACAAGGACGCCGCACTGCGTTCCATGGCCCGGGTGCTAAAGCCCGGTGGCCGCCTGCTGGTGCTGGAGTTCTCCAAGCCGAACAACCCCGTGCTGACCCGCGCCTACGACGAGTACTCCTTCCGCCTGCTGCCCTTCATGGGCCAGATGGTGGCGGGCGACGCCGACAGCTATCGCTACCTGGCCGAGTCGATTCGCATGCACCCCGATCAGGAGACGCTCAAGGGCATGATGGAAGCGGCGGGGCTGGAGCGGGTCGAGTACACCAACCTCACCGGGGGCATCGTCGCCCTGCATCGCGGCATCAAGCTTTGA
- a CDS encoding SPOR domain-containing protein, with amino-acid sequence MAARRTPKKRGATTSRKRTTARRQGFRLPGWVWGVGGVIAGFLLAQHQHGTAPWQEGSDSPLAKLMPRTPTEVSEPAPTIEPREPPMPTFEFYTLLPEEVVAPKEVASTASPPEPTVEVPPPLDANAASEPVPADDPIAQVIAANLRDEVNATPANEAEAPAGTRYMLQAASFRQPEDAEQLRQRLRNLSLVAQVSQVQSADGQTWHRVMVGPYDDTRELNRAEDLMTTQGITPLRHRATN; translated from the coding sequence ATGGCTGCCCGTCGTACGCCCAAGAAACGTGGCGCCACCACCAGCCGCAAACGCACCACCGCCCGGCGCCAGGGCTTCCGCCTGCCCGGCTGGGTATGGGGGGTGGGCGGCGTCATTGCAGGCTTCCTGCTGGCCCAGCACCAGCACGGCACCGCCCCCTGGCAGGAGGGCAGCGACTCGCCGCTGGCCAAGCTGATGCCGCGCACACCCACGGAGGTCAGCGAGCCCGCGCCCACCATCGAGCCGCGCGAACCGCCCATGCCCACCTTCGAGTTCTACACCCTTCTGCCCGAGGAGGTCGTGGCGCCGAAAGAGGTCGCCTCGACCGCCTCGCCGCCGGAACCGACGGTCGAGGTACCTCCGCCCCTCGACGCCAACGCCGCCAGCGAGCCGGTACCCGCCGACGATCCCATCGCCCAGGTGATCGCCGCCAACCTGCGCGACGAAGTGAACGCCACACCGGCCAACGAAGCGGAAGCGCCGGCAGGCACACGCTACATGCTGCAGGCGGCATCGTTCCGCCAACCCGAGGATGCCGAGCAGCTGCGCCAGCGCCTGCGCAACCTGAGCCTGGTAGCCCAGGTCAGCCAGGTACAGTCTGCTGACGGCCAGACCTGGCATCGGGTCATGGTGGGCCCCTACGACGACACCCGCGAGCTCAACCGAGCCGAGGACCTGATGACCACCCAGGGGATCACGCCGCTGCGACACCGCGCCACCAATTGA
- the hslV gene encoding ATP-dependent protease subunit HslV yields the protein MTTIVSVRRGDQVALAGDGQVSLGNTVMKGNASKVRRLYRGQVLAGFAGGTADAFTLFERFEAQLEKYQGNLVKAAVELAKDWRTDRALRRLEALLAVADKNASLIITGNGDVVEPERGIIAIGSGGNFALAAARALLENTDLPAKEITEKSLEIAGDICVFTNHHVTLETL from the coding sequence ATGACCACGATCGTTTCCGTGCGCCGCGGCGACCAGGTTGCCCTAGCCGGCGACGGCCAGGTATCGCTGGGCAATACCGTGATGAAGGGCAATGCCAGCAAGGTGCGCCGCCTCTATCGCGGCCAGGTGCTGGCAGGTTTCGCCGGCGGCACCGCCGATGCCTTCACCCTGTTCGAGCGCTTCGAGGCACAGTTGGAGAAGTACCAGGGCAACCTGGTCAAGGCGGCCGTGGAACTGGCCAAGGACTGGCGCACCGACCGCGCCCTGCGCCGGCTCGAGGCCTTGCTCGCCGTGGCCGACAAGAACGCTTCGCTGATCATCACCGGCAACGGCGACGTGGTGGAGCCGGAGCGCGGCATCATCGCCATCGGCTCGGGCGGCAACTTTGCCCTGGCCGCGGCCCGCGCGCTGCTCGAGAACACCGATCTCCCGGCCAAGGAGATCACCGAGAAATCCTTGGAGATCGCCGGTGACATCTGCGTGTTCACCAACCACCACGTCACCCTCGAAACGCTCTGA
- the ubiB gene encoding ubiquinone biosynthesis regulatory protein kinase UbiB — translation MGFRLLRIMWVITRYRLDTLLPLQRLPWWLRLAFLLSPLRLVPVGRRTGGERLRLALESLGPIFVKFGQLLSTRRDLLPEEIANELRRLQDQVPPFPADEARALVESELRMPLDVAFAHFEPESLASASIAQVHAARLHSGEDVVVKIIRPAIDRVMRQDMALMYRVAGLLTLIPEARRLRPVEVVRDYEATLFDELDLHKEAANTSQLKRNFKDSPLLHVPTVHWSHTRRRVMVQERIHGIPVADIAALKAQGTDLKRLAERGVEIFFTQVFRDNFFHADMHPGNIFVSREHPHDPQYIAIDCGIVGSLTREDQDYLARNLLAFFRQDYYEVAALHIESGWVSEDTRANEFAAAIRTVCEPILEKPLKDISFGQVLLGLFQTARRFNMEVQPQLVLLQKTLLNIEGLGRQLYPDLDLWSTAKPYLERWMHERAGPVGLWESLKRQAPELSRQLPELPSVAHQALSRIEHEHRQRRRQAQALGGIQHQLREGRRGGRRLRLGLLLAGLALAWQPLATWAAGQPWPILAAGLLGLLLLAWQ, via the coding sequence ATGGGGTTTCGCCTGCTGCGCATCATGTGGGTCATCACCCGCTATCGCCTCGATACTCTGCTGCCGCTGCAGCGTTTGCCCTGGTGGCTACGCCTGGCCTTCCTGCTCTCGCCGCTGCGCCTGGTACCGGTGGGCCGGCGCACCGGTGGCGAACGGCTGCGCCTGGCCCTGGAGTCGCTGGGCCCGATCTTCGTCAAGTTCGGCCAGTTGCTCTCCACTCGCCGCGACCTGTTGCCGGAGGAGATCGCCAACGAGCTGAGGCGCCTGCAGGATCAGGTGCCGCCCTTCCCCGCCGACGAAGCCCGTGCGCTGGTGGAGTCGGAGCTGCGCATGCCGCTGGACGTTGCCTTTGCGCATTTCGAGCCCGAGTCGCTGGCGTCGGCCTCCATCGCCCAGGTGCACGCCGCTCGCCTGCACAGCGGCGAAGATGTGGTGGTCAAGATCATCCGCCCCGCCATCGATCGCGTCATGCGCCAGGACATGGCCCTGATGTATCGCGTGGCCGGCCTGCTGACCTTGATCCCCGAGGCGCGACGCCTGCGTCCGGTGGAAGTGGTACGCGATTACGAAGCGACCCTGTTCGACGAACTCGACCTGCACAAGGAAGCGGCCAATACCTCGCAGCTCAAGCGCAACTTCAAGGACTCGCCGCTGCTTCACGTGCCCACGGTCCACTGGTCGCATACCCGCCGCCGGGTCATGGTGCAGGAGCGCATCCACGGCATCCCGGTGGCCGACATCGCCGCGCTGAAGGCCCAGGGCACCGACCTCAAGCGGCTAGCCGAGCGCGGCGTGGAAATCTTCTTCACCCAGGTGTTCCGCGACAACTTCTTCCACGCCGACATGCACCCGGGCAATATCTTCGTGTCCCGCGAACATCCGCACGACCCCCAGTACATCGCCATCGACTGCGGCATCGTCGGCAGCCTGACCCGCGAGGATCAGGACTACCTGGCGCGCAACCTGCTCGCCTTCTTCCGTCAGGACTACTACGAGGTCGCCGCGCTGCACATCGAGTCGGGCTGGGTGAGCGAAGATACCCGTGCCAACGAATTCGCCGCTGCCATTCGCACGGTATGCGAGCCGATTCTGGAGAAGCCGCTCAAGGACATCTCCTTCGGCCAGGTGCTGCTGGGGCTGTTCCAGACCGCACGGCGCTTCAACATGGAGGTCCAGCCACAGCTGGTGCTGCTGCAGAAGACCCTGCTCAACATCGAGGGGCTGGGGCGTCAGCTCTATCCCGACCTCGACCTGTGGAGCACCGCCAAGCCCTACCTGGAGCGCTGGATGCACGAGCGCGCCGGGCCGGTCGGCCTGTGGGAGTCGCTCAAGCGCCAGGCACCCGAACTTTCGCGCCAACTGCCCGAGCTGCCCTCCGTGGCTCACCAGGCACTGAGCCGCATCGAGCACGAGCACCGCCAGCGCCGCCGCCAGGCCCAGGCCCTCGGCGGCATCCAGCACCAACTGCGCGAAGGGCGGCGCGGCGGACGCCGCCTGCGCCTGGGGTTGCTGCTGGCCGGGCTGGCGCTGGCCTGGCAGCCGCTAGCCACGTGGGCCGCGGGCCAGCCCTGGCCGATACTCGCTGCGGGGCTCCTCGGCCTGCTGCTGCTGGCCTGGCAATGA
- the hslU gene encoding ATP-dependent protease ATPase subunit HslU → MSQMTPREIVHALDQFIVGQQDAKRAVAIALRNRWRRMQLDDDLRPEVTPKNILMIGPTGVGKTEIARRLAKLARAPFIKVEATKFTEVGYVGRDVESIIRDLTEAAIKLVREQAKDEVSHRAEDAAEDRILDALLPPPRGQEDSPRSDSSTRQIFRKKLREGDLDDKEIDIEITPQGPGIDIMTPPGMEEMTSQLQSLFSNMGRQKTESRRVKVKDAFALLRDEEAAKLVNEEEIKHRAIDAVEQNGIVFLDEIDKVAKGSGQSSGGEVSREGVQRDLLPLIEGSTVSTKYGMVKTDHILFIASGAFHLSRPSDLIPELQGRLPIRVELEALTPEDFKRILTEPSAALTKQYKALLATEGLEIDFTEDGIERIAEIAWKVNEGTENIGARRLHTVMERLLEDASFKGADFGGPLSVDAAYVDSQLGELAMDEDLSRYIL, encoded by the coding sequence ATGTCCCAGATGACCCCTCGCGAGATCGTCCACGCCCTGGACCAGTTCATCGTCGGCCAGCAGGATGCCAAGCGCGCCGTCGCCATCGCCCTGCGCAACCGCTGGCGCCGCATGCAGCTCGACGATGACCTGCGTCCCGAGGTTACCCCCAAGAATATTCTGATGATCGGCCCCACCGGGGTGGGCAAGACCGAGATCGCCCGACGCCTGGCCAAGCTCGCCCGCGCGCCCTTCATCAAGGTCGAGGCGACCAAGTTCACCGAGGTGGGCTATGTCGGCCGCGACGTCGAGTCGATCATTCGCGACCTCACCGAAGCCGCCATCAAGCTGGTGCGCGAGCAGGCCAAGGATGAAGTCAGCCATCGCGCCGAGGACGCCGCCGAGGACCGCATCCTCGATGCCCTGTTGCCCCCGCCCCGTGGTCAGGAAGACAGCCCCCGCAGCGACAGCTCGACGCGACAGATCTTCCGCAAGAAGCTGCGTGAGGGCGACCTCGACGACAAGGAGATCGACATCGAGATCACCCCGCAGGGGCCGGGCATCGACATCATGACCCCGCCGGGCATGGAGGAGATGACCAGCCAGCTGCAGAGCCTGTTCTCCAACATGGGGCGTCAGAAGACCGAGAGCCGACGGGTCAAGGTCAAGGACGCCTTCGCCCTGCTGCGCGACGAGGAGGCCGCCAAGCTGGTCAACGAAGAGGAGATCAAGCACCGCGCCATCGACGCGGTGGAGCAGAACGGCATCGTCTTCCTCGACGAGATCGACAAGGTGGCCAAGGGCAGCGGCCAGTCCAGCGGCGGCGAGGTCTCCCGCGAGGGCGTGCAGCGCGACCTGCTGCCGCTGATCGAGGGCTCCACCGTCTCGACCAAGTACGGCATGGTCAAGACCGATCACATCCTGTTCATCGCGTCGGGCGCCTTCCACCTGTCGCGCCCCTCCGACCTGATTCCCGAGCTGCAGGGTCGTCTGCCGATCCGGGTCGAGCTCGAGGCGCTGACGCCGGAAGATTTCAAGCGCATCCTCACCGAGCCTTCCGCCGCCCTGACCAAGCAGTACAAGGCGCTGCTGGCCACCGAAGGGCTCGAGATCGACTTCACCGAGGATGGCATCGAGCGCATCGCCGAGATCGCCTGGAAGGTCAACGAGGGCACCGAGAACATCGGCGCGCGGCGCCTGCATACGGTGATGGAGCGACTGCTGGAGGATGCCTCGTTCAAGGGTGCCGATTTCGGCGGCCCCCTGTCCGTCGATGCCGCCTACGTCGACTCCCAGCTCGGCGAGCTGGCGATGGACGAGGATCTGTCGCGGTATATTCTTTAA
- the argS gene encoding arginine--tRNA ligase, with amino-acid sequence MKETIISLLENALDTLKQQGTLPADATPTIKVDPTKDKAHGDYASNLALMLAKPAGRNPRELAEALIAALPASDAVTKVEIAGPGFINFFAATDAAAQVVRQVLEAGDTFGRSLAGGGRKVQVEFVSANPTGPLHVGHGRGAAIGDCIARLLEATGFDVTREFYYNDAGAQIANLALSVQARAKGLTPDDEAWPDDGYRGDYIAEVANDYLAGETVHADDRHVTAKTDPDDLDAIRDFAVAWLRREQDLDLKAFGVSFDVYFLESSLYREGKVEETAARLIEKGHTYEQDGALWLRTTDFGDDKDRVMRKSDGSYTYFLPDVAYHLNKWQRGFETVINEQGADHHSTVTRVRAGLQALEAGIPQGWPDYVLHQMVMVTRSGVEVKLSKRAGSYVTVRDLIDEVGRDATRFFLAARRADSQLTFDIDLARSQSNDNPVYYVQYAHARVCSMLRKAKAQELGFDHDLAMVSLAKLEEDQEKAVMNRLARFPEVVAHAAACREPQQVAQYLLDLAAEFHSCYNAVKVMVDDDELRNARLALGLATRQVLRNGLDLLGVGAPEEM; translated from the coding sequence ATGAAAGAGACGATCATTTCCCTGCTCGAGAACGCCCTCGATACGCTCAAGCAGCAGGGTACGCTGCCCGCCGACGCCACTCCGACCATCAAGGTCGACCCGACCAAGGACAAGGCCCACGGCGACTACGCCAGCAACCTGGCGCTGATGCTGGCCAAGCCGGCCGGCCGGAACCCCCGCGAACTGGCCGAAGCGCTGATCGCAGCGCTGCCGGCAAGCGATGCCGTGACGAAGGTCGAGATTGCCGGCCCCGGCTTCATCAACTTCTTTGCTGCCACCGACGCCGCCGCCCAGGTCGTGCGTCAAGTGCTCGAGGCGGGCGATACCTTCGGCCGCAGCCTGGCCGGAGGCGGCCGCAAGGTGCAGGTGGAGTTCGTCTCCGCCAACCCCACCGGACCACTGCACGTGGGACATGGCCGCGGCGCCGCCATCGGCGACTGCATCGCGCGGTTGCTCGAGGCCACCGGCTTCGATGTGACCCGCGAGTTCTACTACAACGACGCCGGCGCCCAGATCGCCAACCTGGCGCTGTCCGTCCAGGCCCGCGCCAAGGGCCTCACCCCCGACGATGAGGCCTGGCCCGACGACGGCTACCGCGGCGACTACATCGCCGAGGTGGCCAACGACTACCTGGCCGGCGAGACGGTGCACGCCGACGACCGCCACGTGACCGCCAAGACCGACCCCGACGACCTCGACGCCATCCGCGACTTCGCCGTGGCCTGGCTGCGTCGCGAGCAGGACCTCGATCTCAAGGCCTTCGGCGTCTCCTTCGACGTCTATTTCCTGGAGTCCTCGCTCTACCGCGAAGGCAAGGTCGAGGAAACGGCCGCACGGCTGATCGAGAAGGGCCACACCTACGAGCAGGACGGCGCCCTGTGGCTACGCACCACCGATTTCGGCGACGACAAGGACCGGGTGATGCGCAAGTCCGACGGCAGCTATACCTACTTCCTGCCCGACGTCGCCTATCACCTGAACAAGTGGCAGCGTGGCTTCGAAACCGTGATCAACGAGCAGGGCGCCGACCATCACTCCACGGTCACGCGGGTACGTGCCGGCTTGCAGGCGCTGGAGGCCGGCATCCCTCAAGGCTGGCCCGACTACGTGCTGCATCAGATGGTGATGGTGACCCGCTCCGGCGTGGAGGTGAAACTCTCCAAACGCGCCGGCAGCTACGTCACCGTGCGCGACCTGATCGACGAGGTCGGCCGCGACGCCACGCGCTTCTTCCTCGCCGCGCGCCGCGCCGACTCGCAGCTCACCTTCGACATCGACCTGGCCCGCTCGCAGTCCAACGACAACCCGGTCTACTACGTGCAGTACGCCCATGCCCGGGTATGCAGCATGCTGCGCAAGGCGAAGGCCCAGGAGCTCGGCTTCGATCACGACCTGGCGATGGTCAGCCTGGCGAAGCTGGAGGAGGACCAGGAGAAGGCGGTGATGAACCGTCTGGCGCGCTTCCCCGAGGTGGTCGCCCATGCCGCCGCCTGCCGTGAGCCGCAGCAGGTCGCCCAGTACCTGCTGGATCTCGCCGCGGAGTTCCACTCCTGCTACAACGCGGTGAAAGTCATGGTCGACGACGACGAGCTGCGCAATGCCCGCCTGGCCCTCGGCCTGGCCACACGCCAGGTGCTGCGCAACGGCCTCGACCTGCTGGGCGTCGGCGCCCCGGAGGAGATGTAA
- a CDS encoding DUF971 domain-containing protein: MPAPIPSKIHYHKKARELELTYADGESHRLPVEYLRVYSPSAEVRGHHPSQAVLQVGKKDVGLKNIEPVGRYAVKLAFDDGHDSGLFSWEYLHELIEHREAYWADYLERLEKAGASREPLGIEIKQL; encoded by the coding sequence ATGCCTGCCCCCATACCCAGCAAGATCCATTACCACAAGAAGGCCCGCGAGCTGGAGCTCACCTACGCCGACGGCGAGAGCCACCGCCTGCCGGTGGAGTACCTGCGCGTCTACTCCCCCTCCGCCGAGGTGCGCGGACACCATCCCAGCCAGGCCGTGCTGCAGGTGGGCAAGAAGGATGTCGGCCTCAAGAACATCGAACCGGTAGGCCGCTACGCGGTCAAGCTGGCCTTCGACGACGGCCACGACAGCGGCCTGTTCAGCTGGGAATACCTCCATGAGCTGATCGAGCACCGCGAGGCCTACTGGGCCGACTATCTCGAACGCCTGGAAAAGGCCGGCGCCAGCCGGGAACCGCTGGGCATCGAGATCAAGCAGCTCTAG
- a CDS encoding SCP2 domain-containing protein, whose translation MTLIPPLLLAGIERTLNALLARDLAAPTRLARLTGSRLLLRLEHPSLALLLSFHSHGVDLMRQEVPDESSADAVVELDAETLGELLGGETIERLMFSGRLAVRGRVHLLEEVRDLFFDLDLDWEAELARWLGGVPAHSLAEGIRRMARWGLRAQQEMRADIAEYVFEEARLLPGRQQLETLRDHLTELEMATDRLEARLARLRRRLEREATS comes from the coding sequence ATGACGTTGATCCCGCCCCTGCTGCTGGCCGGCATCGAGCGCACCCTCAATGCCCTGCTCGCCCGCGACCTGGCCGCACCCACGCGCCTGGCCCGGCTGACCGGCAGCCGGCTGCTGCTGCGCCTGGAGCACCCCTCCCTGGCGCTGCTGCTGAGCTTCCATTCCCATGGCGTCGACCTGATGCGCCAGGAGGTGCCCGACGAGAGCAGCGCCGACGCCGTGGTCGAGCTCGATGCCGAGACGCTGGGCGAGCTGCTCGGCGGCGAGACGATCGAGCGGCTGATGTTCAGCGGGCGCCTGGCGGTACGCGGCCGCGTGCACCTGCTCGAGGAGGTGCGCGACCTGTTCTTCGATCTCGACCTCGACTGGGAGGCGGAACTGGCGCGCTGGCTGGGCGGCGTGCCCGCCCACAGTCTGGCCGAAGGTATCCGCCGCATGGCCCGCTGGGGCCTGCGCGCCCAGCAGGAGATGCGTGCCGACATCGCCGAGTATGTCTTCGAGGAGGCGCGCCTGCTGCCTGGCCGCCAGCAGCTCGAGACCCTGCGCGACCATCTCACCGAACTGGAAATGGCCACCGACCGCCTCGAGGCCCGCCTGGCCAGGCTGCGCCGCCGACTCGAACGTGAGGCCACGTCATGA